A window of Tursiops truncatus isolate mTurTru1 chromosome 8, mTurTru1.mat.Y, whole genome shotgun sequence contains these coding sequences:
- the LOC101319990 gene encoding LOW QUALITY PROTEIN: NXPE family member 1-like (The sequence of the model RefSeq protein was modified relative to this genomic sequence to represent the inferred CDS: inserted 2 bases in 1 codon; substituted 1 base at 1 genomic stop codon), with protein MEKINWGESGTEALTLGMTSAIQEINNDQLIPPRPFSHVSSTTSATHSKATLLSPQDTYCRGDQLDVLLEVRDHLGRRKEYGGDFLRARMSSPALKAGASGKVTDFNNGTYLVSFTLFWEGRVSLSLLLILPSEGVXALGRARNQGYDRVIFTGQFANGTSHVNTVCTLVLNSSAELCENLDTRVQEFYFLTSTHTXCEALTDMTTRNGEISYLTVKEEAFFHS; from the exons ATGGAGAAAATTAATTGGGGAGAAAGCGGAACTGAAGCTTTGACCCTTGGAATGACTTCTGCAATTCAGGAAATAAACAATG ACCAGCTGATCCCACCCAGACCCTTCTCCCATGTGAGCTCCACCACCAGCGCCACACACAGCAAAGCCACCCTCCTCAGCCCTCAAGACACATACTGCAGGGGGGATCAGCTAGACGTCCTGCTGGAGGTGAGGGACCACTTGGGACGCAGGAAGGAATATGGCGGGGATTTCCTGAGGGCCAGGATGTCCTCCCCAGCCCTGAAGGCAGGTGCTTCGGGAAAGGTGACAGACTTCAACAATGGCACCTACCTTGTCAGCTTCACCCTGTTCTGGGAGGGCCgggtgtctctgtctctcctgctCATCCTCCCCAGTGAAGGGGTGTAGGCTCTCGGGAGGGCAAGGAACCAAGGCTATGACAGGGTGATCTTCACGGGCCAGTTTGCCAATGGCACCTCCCATGTCAATACTGTTTGCACCCTGGTTTTAAATTCAAGTGCTGAACTGTGTGAGAACCTGGATACTCGTGTCCAAGAATTCTACTTTCTGACCTCAACACACAC CTGTGAGGCCCTGACTGACATGACCACCAGGAATGGAGAAATTTCTTATCTTACTGTCAAGGAAGAAGCTTTTTTTCACAGCTAA